Below is a window of Tolypothrix bouteillei VB521301 DNA.
AGAGTTAAAGATTCAGACAATTCCAGGAGAATAATATTCATGCAAGCAACAGACACTAACAGCGGGCGTGCCATGTACTGGGGTACAGGTCGTCGGAAATCCGCAATCGCAAGAGTTCGTTTGGTTCCCGGTACCGGACAATTGATTGTAAATGGCAAACCTGGAGATCTTTACTTCCAGTTCAACGCCAATTACCTCGCAGTTGCTAAAGCGCCCTTAGAAACTCTAGGTTTGGAAAACGAATACGACATCCTCGTGAAAGCTGAGGGCGGTGGCTTAACCGGACAGTCGGATGCTGTTCGCTTGGGAGTTGCTCGTGCTTTGTGCCAACTCGATCCCGATAACCGTTCACCTTTGAAAAGCGAAGGGTATCTGACTCGCGACCCCAGAGCCAAAGAGCGCAAAAAGTACGGTTTGCACAAAGCTCGCAAAGCACCTCAGTACTCGAAGCGATAATGGAAGATTGGCTAATGGCTAATGGCTAATAGCTAATGGTTCGGGTTGTAGCTGGCAATTAGCAAATAGCAATTAGCTTTTTGGCAATATA
It encodes the following:
- the rpsI gene encoding 30S ribosomal protein S9, whose translation is MQATDTNSGRAMYWGTGRRKSAIARVRLVPGTGQLIVNGKPGDLYFQFNANYLAVAKAPLETLGLENEYDILVKAEGGGLTGQSDAVRLGVARALCQLDPDNRSPLKSEGYLTRDPRAKERKKYGLHKARKAPQYSKR